Proteins encoded together in one Telopea speciosissima isolate NSW1024214 ecotype Mountain lineage chromosome 6, Tspe_v1, whole genome shotgun sequence window:
- the LOC122664730 gene encoding 50S ribosomal protein L15, chloroplastic, giving the protein MAALLSLSLPSPARVSILPHFSSPFKGNLSSLKTSSSQIQTLKFQLIKRRERRSVVVLTRASSSSSSAAATEVASDVRFRLDNLGPQPGSRKKDKRKGRGHAAGQGGSCGFGMRGQKSRSGPGVRKGFEGGQMPLYRRIPKLRGIAGGMHAGLPKFVPVNLKDIEAAGFQEGDEVSLESLKKKRIINPSGRERRLPLKILGEGELSVKLNIKARALSESAKEKLQAAGCSLTLLPGRKKWVKPSVAKNLARAEEYFARKRAAAGGADPAPASSDAPSA; this is encoded by the exons ATGGCTGCTCTTCTGTCCCTTTCGTTGCCTTCACCAGCCAGAGTTTCTATCCTCCCTCACTTCTCTTCACCATTCAAG GGTAATCTAAGTAGCCTTAAAACAAGCTCATCTCAGATTCAAACACTCAAATTTCAACTAATAAAGAGGAGGGAAAGAAGATCAGTAGTAGTTCTCACccgggcttcttcttcttcttcatctgctGCGGCTACTGAAGTAGCTTCTGATGTTCGTTTTCGGCTGGACAATCTTGGGCCACAGCCCGGCTCGAGAAAGAAGGATAAGAGGAAAGGGAGGGGTCATGCTGCAGGTCAAGGGGGTAGTTGTGGGTTCGGGATGAGAGGTCAGAAATCGAGGTCTGGCCCTGGTGTTCGCAAAGGTTTTGAGGGTGGACAGATGCCCCTTTACCGGCGTATCCCAAAACTCAGAGGCATTGCTGGAG GCATGCATGCGGGGCTGCCAAAGTTTGTCCCCGTGAACTTAAAAGATATAGAAGCTGCTGGTTTTCAAGAAGGGGATGAAGTTTCACTAGAGTCCTTGAAAAAGAAGCGCATAATCAACCCAtcaggaagagaaagaaggctCCCGCTAAAG ATTCTAGGAGAGGGAGAATTGTCGGTGAAGCTGAACATAAAGGCTCGTGCCTTATCAGAATCAGCAAAAGAGAAGCTTCAAGCTGCTGGTTGTTCTCTGACACTGCTGCCTGGCCGAAAGAAGTGGGTTAAACCATCGGTTGCTAAAAACCTTGCTCGTGCTGAAGAATACTTTGCCAGAAAAAGAGCTGCTGCGGGTGGAGCTGATCCAGCCCCTGCTTCAAGTGATGCACCTTCCGCTTGA